In one Conger conger chromosome 5, fConCon1.1, whole genome shotgun sequence genomic region, the following are encoded:
- the LOC133128019 gene encoding zinc finger protein 271-like gives MTRLTAESDTRATVAFLEECKLSHPPIRRVVDSMKLTHSNSQSESLPDSMRCLSSSSLVGDVKAESVIESTDYTGAETKATFNRSDDTEERKTVYEMTQEEKDRLSNMKEEVEECEERQSVKIEREDGVRDAEGLRKEQEKTRDEQKGKGVAYLTCQTRKFEKNGVKSEYGQQDMELSNLVTACLLKQPRVLIHRIKITGNSESPHSFARKEDQAVISRQRLQELSPMKGKCSLRQKGQVMTWKRKIIDQLARPHKHQLASSENGLCIETSNNPTDISPRNQNTGQTVKASSEVFSCSQYPLVHTEEVNLHQHLKIVHTEELRETLVPGRSGAENPFNSRTPQCSKAPETLPTPTQSHTGTSGAHKCPQCGKSFLSKSRLTKHQQTHTGERPYRCSQCEKSFKTKSELTVHTRMHTGERPYHCSQCAKSFVSSSLLTRHQRTHAEEGSYHCSQCGKSFKSKSVLKVHTQIHTGERPYHCSQCGKNLKSKKGLTVHQLTHTGERPYHCSQCGKIFGSSSHLTRHQRTHTGERPHHCSQCGGSFISKSDLTIHTRLHTGERPYHCSHCEKSFKSKSELSLHTRRHMGERPYHCSQCGKSFKTKYELTVHTQSHTGERLYHCSQCGTNLKSKSKLTIHTRIHTGERPYHCSHCEKSFKSKSELTVHTRMHTGERPYHCTQCGRNFKSKSELTIHTRIHTGERPFHCSQCGKGFVSSSTLYTHQRSHTGEHPYHCSQCWKKFRSKTGLNVHQLTHTGEGPYYCSQCGKIFVLSSHLTRHQRTHTGERPYQCSQCGKSFKSKSQLIIHTRLHTGERPFPCSHCEKSFKSKSELTLHTRLHTGERPYHCSQCGKNLISKSKLTIHTRIHTGERPYHCSQCGRSFKSKSDLTIHTQSHTEERLYHCSQCGKNFKTKAVLIVHTRIHTGERPYHCSQCGKNFKTKSVLIVHTRLHTGERPYHFSQSGKGFVIAPDHTPENSYRMTSESSYKVASIPVTLVCDPSATCFNTVLM, from the exons ATGACGCGTTTAACTGCAGAGAGCGATACCAGGG CCACTGTTGCCTTTTTGGAAGAGTGTAAGTTGTCCCACCCGCCTATTAGAAGAGTGGTGGATTCCATGAAGTTGACTCACTCCAACAGCCAATCCGAATCCTTGCCTGACTCTATGAGATGTTTAAGTTCCTCCTCTTTGGTCGGAGACGTGAAGGCTGAATCTGTGATTGAAAGCACAGATTACACAGGGGCGGAGACAAAAGCAACATTCAACAGAAGTGATGACACAGAAGAGAGGAAGACTGTATATGAGATGACCCAGGAGGAAAAAGACAGACTGTCCAACATgaaagaggaagtggaggaatgTGAGGAGAGGCAGAGTGTGAAAATAGAGAGAGAAGATGGTGTGAGAGATGCTGAGGGACTGAGAAAAGAGCAAGAAAAAACAAGGGATGAACAGAAGGGGAAGGGTGTAGCTTATCTAACCTGTCAGACTCGCAAATTTGAGAAGAATGGAGTGAAATCAGAATACGGTcaacaggacatggagttgtCCAATCTGGTCACTGCCTGCCTACTGAAACAGCCGAGAGTGCTTATTCACCGAATAAAAATAACAGGTAATTCAGAGTCACCACATTCCTTTGCCAGGAAAGAAGACCAGGCAGTGATATCTCGACAGAGATTGCAGGAGCTCTCACCAATGAAGGGAAAGTGTTCACTGAGGCAGAAGGGCCAGGTCATGACCTGGAAGAGAAAGATAATTGACCAGCTGGCGAGACCGCACAAACACCAGTTGGCTTCATCAGAGAATGG GCTCTGTATTGAAACCTCCAATAATCCTACAGACATCTCCCCAAGGAACCAGAACACAG gaCAAACTGTTAAGGCATCGTCTGAGGTCTTTTCCTGCTCTCAGTACCCACTTGTtcacacagaggaagtgaatCTTCACCAGCACTTGAAAATTGTCCACACAGAGGAGCTCAGAGAGACTCTGGTGCCTGGAAGAAGTGGAGCTGAGAACCCATTCAACAGCAGAACACCTCAGTGCTCCAAAGCCCCTGAGACACTCCCCACCccaacacagtcccacacaggcACTTCAGGGGCCCACAAATGcccccagtgtgggaagagcttcctATCCAAATCACGACTAACAAAACACCAGCAAACCCACACAGGGGAGCGGCCATACCGCTGTTCCCAGTGTGAAAAGAGCTTCAAAACAAAATCAGAATTGACAGTCCACACACGAATGCATACGGGGGAGcgcccataccactgctcccagtgtgcgAAGAGCTTTGTCTCGTCATCGCTCCTGACCAGACACCAGCGAACCCATGCAGAGGAAGGgtcataccactgctcccagtgtggaaagAGCTTCAAATCTAAATCAGTGTTGAAAGTCCACACACAAATCCATACAGGGGAGCGGccgtaccactgctcccagtgtgggaagaacttaaaatcaaaaaaaggattgacAGTCCACCAGCTAACTCACACAGGGGAacggccataccactgctcccagtgtgggaagatcTTTGGCTCGTCATCGCACCTGACCAGACACCAGCGAACCCATACAGGGGAGCGGCCACACCACTGCTCCCAATGTGGGGGGAGCTTCATTTCAAAATCAGACTTGACAATCCACACACGACTGCATACAGGGGAACGGCCATACCATTGCTCCCACTGTGAAAAGAGcttcaaatcaaaatcagaatTGTCACTCCACACACGAAGGCATATGGGGGAAcgcccataccactgctcccagtgtggaaagAGCTTCAAAACTAAATATGAATTGACAGTCCACACGCAAAGCCATACAGGGGAGCGGctataccactgctcccagtgtgggacaaacttaaaatctaaatctaaattgaCAATCCACACACGAATCCATACAGGGGAacggccataccactgctcccactgTGAAAAGAGCTTCAAATCAAAATCCGAATTGACAGTCCACACACGAATGCATACTGGGGAACGCCCATATCATTGCACCCAGTGTGGGAGGAacttcaaatcaaaatcagaatTGACAATCCACACACGAATCCATACAGGGGAACGGCCattccactgctcccagtgtgggaagggtTTTGTCTCATCATCAACCCTGTACACCCACCAGCGATCCCATACAGGGGAGCatccataccactgctcccagtgttgGAAAAAATTCAGATCAAAAACAGGACTGAATGTCCACCAACTAACTCACACAGGGGAAGGGCCATActactgctcccagtgtgggaagatcTTTGTCTTGTCATCACACCTGACCAGACACCAGCGAACCCATACAGGGGAGCGACCATAccagtgctcccagtgtggaaagAGCTTCAAATCAAAATCACAATTGATAATCCACACACGACTGCATACGGGGGAGCGACCATTCCCCTGCTCCCACTGTGAAAAGAGcttcaaatcaaaatcagaatTGACACTCCACACACGACTGCATACAGGGGAGCGACCATACCACTGCTCTCAGTGTGGGAAGAATTtaatatcaaaatcaaaattGACAATCCACACACGAATCCATACAGGGGAGcggccataccactgctcccagtgtgggaggaGCTTCAAATCCAAGTCAGATTTGACAATTCACACGCAAAGTCATACAGAAGAAAGGctataccactgctcccagtgtggaaagAACTTCAAAACAAAAGCAGTATTGATAGTCCACACACGGATCCATACAGGGGAacggccataccactgctcccagtgtgggaagaactTCAAAACAAAATCAGTATTGATAGTCCACACACGACTCCATACGGGGGAACGACCATACCACTTCTCCCAGTCTGGGAAGGGTTTCGTCATCGCACCTGATCACACACCAGAGAACTCATATAGGATGACATCAGAAAGCTCATACAAAGTAGCATCTATACCAGTGACGCTTGTGTGTGATCCGTCAGCTACGTGTTTTAATACTGTATTAATGTGA